A genomic segment from Nitrospira sp. encodes:
- a CDS encoding UPF0701 protein YicC: MIRSMTGYGKKDGTSQEVGVTVEIRSVNHRFLEVAVKVPRSLMQLEEQIRKAVQERCLRGRVDVSVSLHNSGGGLKTVQIDQALAKQYHAALKKLQKTLGLRGTVDLSMLAGFRDILSLSDQPVDSGQLSKTILRVLGGALTDLERMRRREGEALAKDLATHVEAIRTAKAAVAEKAPKLSQEAFERMKSRVQTLLQGELPDPARLQQELALFADRSDISEELVRLESHMVQFDQTLRSKESVGKTLEFLLQEMGREVNTVGSKANDAEVAALVVRMKAELEKLREQVQNVE, translated from the coding sequence ATGATCCGGAGCATGACTGGGTACGGGAAAAAGGACGGGACTTCGCAGGAAGTCGGGGTGACCGTGGAGATCCGCTCGGTGAACCATCGATTCCTGGAAGTGGCGGTGAAGGTTCCTCGTTCCCTGATGCAGTTGGAAGAACAGATCCGCAAGGCGGTACAGGAACGGTGCCTCCGCGGCAGGGTCGATGTCTCGGTCTCCCTGCACAACAGCGGCGGCGGTCTCAAGACCGTCCAGATCGATCAGGCCCTCGCCAAGCAGTACCATGCCGCACTCAAAAAATTGCAAAAGACACTGGGGCTGCGGGGGACGGTCGATCTCTCGATGCTCGCGGGATTCCGCGACATCCTCTCCCTGTCCGATCAACCGGTCGACTCCGGTCAACTGTCGAAGACAATCCTGCGGGTGCTGGGCGGTGCGCTGACGGACTTGGAACGAATGCGACGACGGGAAGGGGAGGCGCTCGCCAAAGACCTGGCGACCCATGTGGAAGCCATCCGAACAGCCAAGGCTGCCGTGGCGGAGAAGGCACCGAAGTTGTCGCAAGAAGCTTTCGAACGGATGAAGAGCCGTGTCCAGACTCTGTTGCAAGGTGAATTGCCGGATCCGGCTCGTCTCCAACAGGAACTGGCGCTGTTTGCCGACCGCTCCGACATCTCGGAAGAATTGGTCAGACTTGAGTCACATATGGTACAGTTCGACCAGACGCTTCGGAGCAAGGAGTCGGTGGGCAAGACCTTGGAGTTTCTGCTGCAGGAAATGGGACGGGAAGTGAACACCGTCGGTTCGAAAGCGAACGACGCCGAGGTCGCCGCTCTCGTCGTGCGCATGAAGGCCGAACTGGAAAAGCTCCGGGAACAAGTTCAAAATGTCGAGTAG
- a CDS encoding Endonuclease III produces the protein MKKTATHPPVGRPDKRRVTRILNRLRTSMPTIKVELDHRNPWELLVATILSAQCTDRRVNQVTPNLFRRYHRPRDYAEADSVELEALIRPTGFFKTKAKSLINCAKAVTEQFHEQVPDTMEALITLPGVGRKTANVILGNAFGKPALVVDTHVKRVAGRLDLTSHTDPDKIEEDLRQLLPEDQWTEGSQRLLLHGRYVCLARTPKCGHCCLYADCRWKGKLTR, from the coding sequence ATGAAGAAAACAGCAACCCATCCGCCGGTCGGTCGTCCGGACAAGCGCCGCGTCACTCGGATCCTGAACCGTTTGCGCACGTCGATGCCGACGATCAAGGTGGAACTTGACCATCGCAATCCCTGGGAACTGCTGGTCGCCACGATTTTATCGGCACAATGTACCGACCGGCGCGTCAACCAGGTCACACCGAATCTCTTTCGACGCTACCATCGTCCTCGCGACTACGCGGAGGCGGACTCCGTCGAGCTGGAAGCCCTCATCCGCCCGACGGGATTTTTCAAGACCAAGGCCAAGAGCCTCATCAACTGCGCCAAAGCGGTCACAGAGCAGTTTCATGAGCAGGTTCCCGATACGATGGAAGCACTGATTACCCTGCCCGGTGTCGGGAGAAAGACTGCCAACGTCATCCTTGGCAATGCGTTCGGGAAGCCTGCCCTCGTGGTCGACACGCATGTCAAACGGGTGGCCGGGCGGCTCGACCTGACCAGCCACACAGACCCGGACAAGATCGAGGAGGACCTGCGGCAATTACTGCCGGAAGACCAGTGGACGGAAGGATCGCAACGGCTCCTTCTGCACGGACGGTACGTCTGTCTGGCGCGCACTCCGAAATGTGGGCACTGTTGTCTCTATGCCGATTGCCGATGGAAGGGGAAACTCACACGATGA
- a CDS encoding Ribosome LSU-associated GTP-binding protein HflX, producing MYRRRIPSSAVITPELARTTCQLTKEIRRPIGLLITRRGVIQQVLVGTGCAPTVESLAKFRVGPHSLRGLRLIRTHLHDEPLSQEDLTHLALLRLDLMGLLGVDDTGEPTVLHLAHLLPPNQQGQICRILKPVPFHNLDLQFDTFIHTLDSDLLRSDIRHVVGGGKESAILVSASSKSRAEQEEHLEELNELAESAGILVLDRVLQRTHEDYQRFLLGKGKLKEVVIRALQQGADLLIFDQDLAPAQARAISEVIDLKIIDRTQLILDIFARRAHTREGKVQVELAQLRYLLPRLSGHGTSLSRLGGGIGTRGPGETKLETDRRRIRDRIAHLERELGHIARHQDQRRSRRLRHALPILSIVGYTNAGKSTLLNTLTHSQVPAQDRLFETLDTTSRRLRFPHEREIIVTDTVGFIRDLPKDLVGAFRTTLEELRDADMLLHVVDATAHDIDLQITAVETVLRSLDLETIPRVLVLNKCDRLSAHECLVLCQRYRAIGISALHRDSLRPLITHLETLLPTNPMPGDPAEDSARVSRNLALASQS from the coding sequence TTGTATCGACGACGCATTCCTTCCTCGGCCGTCATCACCCCCGAGTTGGCTCGTACGACCTGCCAACTCACCAAAGAGATCAGACGCCCCATTGGGCTTCTCATCACACGCCGTGGAGTCATTCAGCAGGTGCTGGTCGGAACGGGATGCGCCCCTACGGTTGAGTCACTGGCCAAGTTTCGCGTGGGGCCGCATTCCCTTCGCGGCCTCCGGTTGATTCGCACCCATCTCCATGATGAGCCGTTGAGCCAAGAAGATCTGACGCATCTGGCGTTGTTGCGGTTGGATCTGATGGGTCTGTTGGGAGTGGATGACACGGGCGAACCGACCGTGCTTCACCTCGCACACCTGCTTCCGCCCAATCAGCAGGGGCAGATCTGTCGAATTCTGAAACCGGTCCCCTTCCACAATCTGGATCTCCAATTCGATACGTTCATCCACACGCTCGACAGCGACCTGCTTCGGTCGGACATCCGTCATGTCGTCGGCGGCGGCAAGGAATCGGCCATTCTCGTGAGCGCCTCATCCAAGAGCCGCGCGGAGCAGGAAGAGCATTTGGAAGAATTAAACGAACTGGCGGAATCAGCCGGCATTCTCGTCCTGGATCGAGTGTTGCAACGCACCCACGAGGACTATCAGCGCTTCTTGCTCGGCAAGGGAAAATTGAAAGAGGTCGTGATTCGCGCACTCCAGCAGGGTGCCGATCTGTTGATCTTCGACCAGGATCTGGCTCCGGCCCAGGCCCGCGCCATCTCCGAAGTGATCGACCTCAAGATCATCGATCGCACCCAACTCATTTTGGATATTTTTGCGCGGCGGGCACACACTCGCGAAGGCAAGGTCCAGGTGGAGTTGGCACAACTCCGCTATCTGCTTCCACGACTCTCCGGACATGGGACATCGTTGTCGCGCCTCGGAGGAGGAATCGGCACGCGAGGGCCAGGCGAAACAAAGTTGGAAACCGATCGCCGTCGCATCCGCGACCGCATCGCTCACCTGGAGCGGGAACTCGGCCACATCGCCCGCCATCAGGATCAACGCCGCTCTCGCCGTCTTCGGCATGCGCTGCCGATTCTCTCCATCGTCGGCTACACCAACGCCGGAAAATCGACATTGCTCAATACATTGACTCACAGCCAGGTCCCGGCTCAAGACCGCCTCTTCGAAACACTCGACACCACCAGCCGGCGCCTCCGATTTCCGCATGAGCGTGAAATCATCGTGACCGATACGGTCGGGTTCATCCGAGACCTTCCCAAGGATCTGGTCGGGGCCTTCCGCACCACCCTCGAAGAACTGCGGGACGCCGACATGCTGTTGCACGTGGTCGATGCCACGGCCCACGACATCGACCTCCAAATCACCGCAGTCGAGACGGTCCTGCGCTCGCTCGACTTAGAGACGATTCCTCGGGTGCTGGTTCTGAACAAGTGTGACCGGCTCTCCGCCCACGAATGCCTGGTCCTCTGTCAGCGGTATCGGGCCATCGGCATCTCGGCCCTGCATCGGGACTCGCTGCGACCCTTGATCACGCATCTCGAAACTCTCTTGCCCACCAACCCCATGCCGGGCGATCCGGCCGAGGATTCCGCACGGGTTTCTCGGAACCTGGCACTTGCATCTCAGTCCTGA
- a CDS encoding N(6)-L-threonylcarbamoyladenine synthase, with protein MNKNSGSASLAPILGIETSCDETAAAVIDGEGNVSANVISSQQAVHEKFGGVVPELASRAHIQNVDWVTKQALEQAGLRWQDLGAIAVTQGPGLAGALLVGISYAKSLAYALGIPLVGVSHLEGHIASAWIDSPSFPRACVVLIASGGHTHLFHADQEGGFHLMGKTIDDAAGEAFDKGAQLLGLGYPGGPLIDKAARGGHPAAVRFPRSRVRTGRLDFSFSGLKTALLYHLQPLTPTMIVDQQADLAAAYQEAIVDILVRQAFAAVHQTGVSALAVVGGVSANSRLRARLTTQAAEEGITLSLPALSYCTDNAAMIAAAGRHALLQGRVASFECEAMSDMALPSSTHIGTVRHRQ; from the coding sequence ATGAATAAAAACTCAGGTTCTGCATCCCTCGCCCCAATCCTCGGCATAGAAACATCCTGTGACGAAACCGCGGCGGCAGTGATCGACGGGGAGGGGAACGTCTCGGCCAACGTGATCTCGTCGCAGCAAGCGGTGCATGAGAAATTCGGCGGTGTGGTGCCGGAACTGGCATCGCGGGCTCACATTCAGAATGTGGATTGGGTTACCAAGCAGGCCCTCGAACAAGCCGGACTCCGGTGGCAGGATCTCGGCGCGATCGCCGTCACGCAAGGCCCTGGTCTGGCCGGCGCCCTGCTTGTCGGCATCAGCTACGCCAAATCTCTGGCCTATGCCCTGGGCATTCCGTTGGTCGGCGTGAGTCACCTTGAAGGGCACATCGCTTCAGCCTGGATCGACTCTCCCTCATTTCCCAGAGCCTGCGTGGTCTTGATCGCCTCGGGCGGACATACGCATCTCTTCCACGCCGACCAGGAGGGTGGTTTCCACCTCATGGGGAAAACCATCGATGATGCGGCGGGTGAAGCGTTCGACAAGGGTGCGCAGCTGCTCGGCCTCGGGTATCCGGGAGGACCTTTGATCGACAAGGCCGCTCGCGGCGGACACCCGGCCGCCGTGCGATTCCCCCGCTCACGTGTGAGGACCGGACGACTGGATTTCAGCTTCAGCGGCCTCAAGACCGCCTTGCTCTATCATCTTCAACCCTTGACTCCAACGATGATCGTCGACCAACAGGCCGACCTTGCGGCAGCGTACCAGGAAGCGATCGTGGACATCCTGGTACGCCAGGCTTTCGCCGCGGTCCATCAGACCGGGGTTTCGGCCCTCGCCGTGGTCGGCGGTGTGTCGGCGAACTCCCGTCTGCGGGCCAGGTTGACGACGCAGGCCGCCGAGGAAGGGATAACCTTGAGCCTGCCGGCCCTATCCTATTGCACCGACAACGCGGCGATGATCGCAGCGGCCGGACGGCATGCTCTTCTGCAGGGGAGGGTGGCCTCCTTTGAATGCGAAGCGATGTCCGATATGGCACTCCCTTCATCCACACACATCGGTACTGTCCGCCATAGGCAGTGA
- a CDS encoding ATP-dependent Clp protease, ATP-binding subunit ClpC produces MFERFTDKGRKIIILAREEAERHQNDYLGTEHLVLAILRETDGIALMILKKMGLSTEQIRLEIERNLPGGGTTMTFGEIPFSPRVKKVIEYGVEEARLLGHNHIGSEHLLLGLLREEEGIGGKILRSLGANLLTARQLTVTFLRKSAPRERDRKSNTPALDEFGRDLTQLAQEGQLDPVIGRADEIERVLQILSRRSKNNPVLIGESGVGKTAIVEGLAQRIVASEVPDNLLSRRVIALDLGSLVAGTKYRGQFEERLKVVMKEIVQAGNIIIFIDELHTLVGAGAAEGSIDASNMLKPALSRGEIQCIGATTLDEYRKHIEKDGALKRRFQPIYVQPPSTDETVRIIQGLRDRYEEHHGVEITEDAIVEAVKLSDRYITDRFLPDKAIDLIDETGSRAKLQTYALPSELKALEQELKKISRDKELAISMQNFEEAVRHREEEERLRKLLDESKREWKKNQEKHKPTIGKEEVAYVVSKMTGIPLFKLEEEESNKLLRMEDFLHKRVIGQNEAISAVARAIRRSRAGLKEAKKPIGSFIFLGPTGVGKTELARTLAEFLFNSEDALIRIDMSEYQEKFTSSRLFGAPPGYVGYEEGGQLTEKVRRRPYSVVLFDEIEKAHPDVFNVLLQVLDDGVLTDSLGRKVDFKNTVVIMTSNIGTKLIQKGVSLGFQSDEKDGQQLRRKDEVMGELRRSFSPEFLNRIDEIVVFHSLEKEHLINILDILLRELNLRLIEKNVTIEVDDEVKQWLIKEGYEPLYGARPMRRIIQRAIGDPLSEELIKGRFKDNRKIKVVLRDGAPAFIEQEAMAGV; encoded by the coding sequence ATGTTCGAACGGTTCACGGACAAGGGTCGCAAGATCATCATCCTGGCACGTGAAGAAGCCGAGCGTCATCAGAACGACTACCTAGGCACCGAACACTTGGTGCTGGCCATCCTTCGCGAGACGGATGGAATTGCGCTGATGATCCTCAAGAAAATGGGGCTCTCGACGGAACAAATCCGACTCGAGATCGAACGGAACCTTCCGGGCGGCGGTACGACCATGACCTTTGGGGAAATTCCCTTCAGCCCCCGGGTCAAGAAGGTCATCGAATATGGGGTCGAGGAAGCCCGCCTGCTCGGACATAACCACATCGGCAGCGAACATCTATTATTGGGCCTGCTCCGGGAGGAAGAGGGGATCGGCGGAAAGATTCTCCGAAGCTTGGGCGCCAACCTCCTCACGGCCAGGCAACTCACCGTCACCTTCCTGAGAAAGTCTGCACCGCGCGAGCGGGACCGCAAGAGCAACACGCCGGCGCTCGACGAGTTCGGCCGCGACTTGACCCAACTGGCCCAGGAAGGTCAGCTGGATCCCGTCATCGGACGGGCGGATGAAATCGAACGGGTCCTTCAAATTCTCAGCCGTCGCTCGAAGAACAACCCCGTGCTCATCGGCGAGTCCGGTGTCGGAAAGACCGCCATCGTCGAAGGTCTGGCCCAACGGATCGTCGCCTCGGAAGTGCCGGACAACCTGTTGTCTCGCCGCGTCATTGCCCTTGATTTGGGTTCGCTCGTGGCCGGGACGAAATACCGCGGACAGTTCGAAGAACGGTTGAAAGTGGTGATGAAGGAAATCGTGCAAGCGGGAAACATCATCATCTTCATCGACGAATTGCACACGTTGGTCGGAGCCGGCGCGGCCGAAGGGTCGATCGATGCCTCCAACATGCTCAAGCCGGCCCTTTCCCGCGGCGAGATTCAATGTATCGGCGCCACCACGTTGGACGAATACCGCAAACACATCGAGAAGGACGGGGCGCTCAAGCGGCGTTTCCAGCCGATTTATGTGCAGCCGCCCAGCACCGATGAGACGGTCCGCATCATCCAGGGCCTGCGCGATCGGTATGAGGAACACCACGGCGTGGAGATCACCGAAGACGCCATAGTGGAGGCCGTCAAATTGTCGGACCGTTACATCACCGATCGGTTCCTGCCGGACAAGGCCATCGACTTGATCGACGAAACCGGTTCCCGCGCCAAGCTCCAGACCTATGCCTTGCCGTCGGAACTCAAGGCGCTGGAGCAAGAGTTGAAGAAGATCTCCCGCGACAAAGAGCTGGCTATCTCGATGCAAAATTTCGAGGAGGCCGTCCGCCATCGGGAAGAGGAAGAACGTTTGCGAAAACTGCTCGACGAGTCCAAACGGGAGTGGAAAAAGAACCAAGAGAAGCACAAGCCGACCATCGGGAAAGAAGAAGTGGCGTACGTCGTTTCCAAGATGACCGGCATTCCGCTGTTCAAGTTAGAGGAGGAAGAATCCAACAAGCTGCTTCGAATGGAGGATTTCCTGCACAAGCGGGTCATCGGACAAAACGAGGCCATTTCGGCCGTGGCCCGGGCCATCCGTCGATCCAGGGCGGGTCTCAAGGAAGCCAAGAAACCTATCGGTTCCTTTATCTTCCTGGGTCCGACCGGTGTCGGCAAGACGGAGTTGGCGCGAACGCTCGCCGAGTTCCTCTTCAACAGCGAAGACGCGCTCATCCGCATCGACATGTCGGAGTACCAGGAAAAGTTCACCAGTTCCCGTCTGTTCGGAGCTCCTCCCGGTTATGTCGGCTATGAAGAGGGCGGGCAACTGACCGAGAAGGTGCGTCGTCGCCCCTATTCGGTGGTGTTGTTCGATGAAATCGAAAAGGCGCATCCGGACGTGTTCAACGTCCTTCTGCAGGTGCTCGATGACGGCGTCTTGACGGACAGTCTCGGGCGAAAAGTCGATTTCAAGAACACGGTCGTCATCATGACGTCCAACATCGGCACCAAGTTGATCCAGAAGGGCGTTTCGCTCGGGTTCCAGAGCGACGAGAAGGATGGACAACAGTTGCGCCGAAAGGACGAAGTGATGGGGGAGCTGCGACGGTCCTTCAGCCCGGAATTTTTGAATCGGATCGACGAAATCGTCGTGTTCCATTCCCTCGAAAAGGAACATCTGATCAACATCCTGGATATTCTGCTGCGCGAACTGAACCTTCGCCTCATCGAAAAGAACGTCACCATCGAGGTGGACGACGAGGTCAAGCAGTGGCTCATCAAGGAAGGGTACGAACCACTCTACGGCGCGCGCCCGATGCGCCGCATCATTCAACGCGCGATCGGCGACCCCCTGTCCGAAGAGCTGATCAAGGGTCGCTTCAAGGACAACCGGAAGATCAAGGTGGTCCTGCGGGACGGCGCACCGGCCTTTATCGAACAGGAAGCCATGGCGGGCGTGTAG
- a CDS encoding NAD kinase — MHRLLSEEKLCAEPRCCLTGKEPSRYNPAPFDRPLILTATRRHQMKSKSIGILTKPKFPEVKSTVQAVVTWLRSRNIDVLLDTTATALLGEQGGFQKTQLASKADVLLVLGGDGTMLNAARLAGERGIPILGVNMGGLGFLTEVLLENLYPSLERVFANDFVLDERLMLQTHVHRHGETVARGVVLNDVVVSKGTLARMIELRIAIQGQFVTNLRGDGLIVGTPTGSTAYSLSAGGPIINPAVQALIVTPVCPHTLTHRPLIVPADAEIAVVLTSKDDGAMATLDGQVGVAMTQGDTVEIRASEYRTSLIRFPESSYYEVLREKLKWGDG, encoded by the coding sequence ATGCATCGACTCCTGAGCGAGGAGAAACTGTGTGCGGAGCCGCGTTGTTGTTTGACAGGCAAAGAACCGTCCCGATACAATCCCGCACCTTTCGATCGGCCTCTGATCTTGACGGCGACGCGGCGTCATCAGATGAAAAGCAAGAGCATCGGGATCCTGACGAAACCGAAATTTCCGGAAGTGAAGTCCACTGTGCAAGCAGTGGTCACGTGGTTGCGCTCTCGGAACATCGATGTGCTGCTGGATACGACGGCGACGGCGCTGTTGGGCGAGCAAGGCGGGTTTCAAAAAACCCAATTGGCGAGCAAGGCCGATGTCTTGCTCGTCCTGGGCGGCGACGGGACGATGCTCAATGCCGCGCGATTGGCTGGCGAACGCGGAATTCCCATTCTCGGCGTGAATATGGGCGGCCTCGGGTTCCTCACGGAAGTCCTTCTGGAAAATTTGTATCCGTCGCTGGAGCGCGTGTTCGCCAATGACTTTGTACTCGACGAGCGGCTGATGCTGCAGACTCACGTGCACCGACATGGCGAAACCGTCGCCCGCGGCGTCGTCCTCAACGACGTGGTCGTCAGCAAGGGGACGCTGGCCCGCATGATCGAACTGAGAATCGCTATCCAGGGCCAATTCGTGACCAACCTGCGCGGAGACGGTCTGATCGTCGGCACGCCGACGGGATCGACGGCCTACTCCCTGTCGGCCGGCGGTCCGATCATCAACCCGGCGGTACAGGCCTTGATTGTGACCCCCGTTTGTCCGCACACTTTGACCCATCGGCCGTTGATCGTTCCGGCCGATGCGGAAATAGCCGTGGTGCTCACCAGCAAAGACGACGGAGCGATGGCGACGCTCGACGGCCAAGTCGGTGTGGCGATGACGCAGGGTGACACGGTCGAGATCAGAGCTTCGGAGTACCGGACCAGCCTGATCCGTTTTCCCGAGAGCAGTTATTACGAGGTGTTGCGGGAGAAACTGAAATGGGGAGACGGGTGA
- a CDS encoding Ferredoxin--NADP(+) reductase, actinobacterial (eukaryote-like) type has translation MSAIGSESSRHVVIVVGAGPAGMALAKKMADVGHDVIILNRDIKFGGLAEYGIFPSKLKLRGGLKKQYWEMLEQPNVRYFGNVSVGQGKDLTVEDLRGLGASAIAFSIGAQGTKAIGVEGDSAKGVFHAKDVVYHFNRLPGFGDRPFDMGKHVAVIGVGDVMVDIAHWLIRYKKVERVTAIARRGPVERKYNPKEIRAVCSNMDLEGIAKEFTRIKDRLAAVGQNADDVLASMTAEFTKCEPTGSHSKMGFRFLASPKRVLIGTDNRVRALEMEENKLEPKGDDTAAVGLKQYYEFPVDSVVFAVGDKVDETVGLPYKNGVFVTNPNKTGNDPDDALFQAYDEKSGQIIEGLFLAGWARKASEGLVGIAKRDGDWCAEVITRYLATKAPLSHQAIDGVLTKLQTLLKDKKSQPVDLEGLKVLDASERAQASSSDAIGEFKFASNADMLAHIERGRG, from the coding sequence ATGAGTGCTATCGGTTCTGAGTCAAGTCGGCATGTCGTCATCGTCGTGGGGGCCGGTCCGGCCGGAATGGCGTTGGCAAAGAAGATGGCGGATGTAGGCCATGACGTCATCATCCTCAATCGCGACATCAAGTTCGGCGGGTTGGCCGAATACGGGATTTTCCCCAGCAAACTCAAGTTGCGCGGCGGCTTGAAAAAACAATATTGGGAGATGCTCGAACAACCGAACGTCCGTTACTTCGGCAATGTCTCGGTCGGGCAGGGAAAAGATCTCACGGTCGAAGACCTGCGTGGATTGGGCGCGAGCGCCATCGCATTTTCCATCGGTGCGCAGGGCACGAAGGCTATCGGCGTGGAGGGGGATTCCGCCAAGGGCGTGTTCCATGCCAAGGACGTGGTTTATCACTTCAACCGCCTGCCTGGTTTCGGGGACCGCCCGTTCGACATGGGGAAACATGTGGCGGTCATCGGGGTCGGCGACGTCATGGTCGATATCGCCCACTGGTTGATCCGTTACAAGAAAGTCGAACGGGTGACGGCCATCGCCCGCCGGGGCCCCGTCGAACGGAAATACAATCCGAAAGAAATTCGCGCCGTCTGTTCGAACATGGACCTGGAGGGAATCGCAAAAGAGTTCACCCGCATCAAGGACCGTCTGGCCGCCGTAGGTCAGAACGCGGACGACGTGTTGGCAAGCATGACCGCCGAGTTTACGAAGTGTGAGCCGACAGGCAGCCATTCTAAAATGGGCTTCCGCTTCCTGGCCTCGCCGAAGCGGGTGCTGATCGGTACCGACAATCGCGTGCGTGCCCTCGAGATGGAAGAAAACAAGCTGGAGCCGAAAGGCGACGACACCGCCGCGGTCGGACTCAAGCAGTATTACGAATTCCCGGTGGACAGCGTGGTGTTCGCCGTGGGCGACAAGGTCGATGAAACCGTCGGGTTGCCCTATAAGAACGGGGTGTTCGTCACGAATCCCAATAAAACGGGCAACGATCCCGATGACGCCCTCTTTCAAGCCTACGATGAAAAGTCCGGGCAGATCATCGAGGGCCTGTTTCTGGCTGGCTGGGCGCGCAAGGCGAGTGAAGGCCTCGTCGGCATCGCCAAACGGGACGGAGACTGGTGCGCCGAAGTCATCACTCGCTACTTGGCGACCAAAGCCCCGCTGTCACACCAGGCCATCGACGGCGTCCTCACCAAACTGCAGACCTTACTGAAAGACAAGAAGAGTCAGCCGGTGGATCTCGAAGGCCTTAAGGTGTTGGATGCGTCGGAGCGAGCCCAGGCCTCCTCTTCCGATGCCATCGGGGAATTCAAGTTTGCCTCGAACGCCGACATGTTGGCCCACATCGAGCGGGGGCGCGGCTGA
- a CDS encoding Fumarate hydratase class II has product MKKASRKTGKATTTPTTQTRTERDTMGELPVPADAYYGVQTARAIENFPISSLRMPRAMIRAMGLIKRAAASVNHSLKLLDKKPADAIMRAATEVVEGSLDAEFPVDIFQTGSGTSTNMNTNEVISNRATELLGGARGSKLVHPNDHVNLGQSSNDVIPTAIHIAASETIQRQLIPALTRLHNALNGKAREFDKVVKIGRTHLQDATPVRLGQEFGGYARQIELGIARMKRAQAALSEVALGGTAVGTGLNCHPKFAAKVMAIISKETGCPFQEAANHFEGQSAQDSLVEASGALRTVAVSLMKIANDIRWLGSGPRCGLGEINLPETQPGSSIMPGKVNPVIAESVTMVCAQVFGNDVTITVGGQAANFELIVMLPVMAYNLLQSIELLATASTNFAVKCIEGIKANEERCKSLIEESLAMCTALAPVIGYEAAAQLAKDAYKSGKTVREVALEQNVLPEKRLTQLLDPWRMTEAGGPVGSAGG; this is encoded by the coding sequence ATGAAGAAAGCGTCACGCAAAACCGGCAAGGCCACCACGACTCCGACGACACAGACCCGCACGGAACGGGACACGATGGGAGAACTACCGGTTCCCGCCGATGCCTACTATGGTGTGCAGACGGCCCGGGCGATCGAAAACTTCCCCATCAGTTCGCTGCGCATGCCGCGTGCCATGATCCGCGCCATGGGCTTGATCAAACGCGCAGCGGCTTCCGTCAACCATTCCTTGAAACTGCTCGACAAGAAGCCGGCCGACGCAATCATGCGTGCCGCGACCGAAGTGGTGGAGGGATCCCTCGATGCCGAATTTCCGGTGGACATTTTCCAAACCGGCTCCGGCACCTCGACCAACATGAATACGAACGAAGTGATTTCGAACCGCGCGACGGAACTGCTCGGCGGCGCCAGGGGCAGCAAGCTGGTGCACCCGAACGACCACGTGAACCTGGGGCAGTCGAGCAACGACGTCATTCCGACCGCCATTCACATCGCGGCCTCGGAAACGATTCAACGGCAATTGATCCCGGCGCTCACGCGGCTCCATAATGCGCTGAACGGGAAAGCCCGCGAGTTCGACAAGGTCGTGAAAATCGGCCGCACCCATTTGCAGGATGCTACGCCGGTTCGCCTGGGTCAGGAATTCGGGGGCTACGCGCGACAAATCGAATTGGGCATCGCGCGTATGAAGAGGGCTCAAGCGGCTTTGAGCGAAGTCGCCCTCGGCGGCACCGCCGTCGGCACCGGGCTCAACTGCCACCCGAAGTTCGCGGCCAAGGTCATGGCCATCATCTCGAAAGAAACCGGCTGTCCCTTTCAAGAAGCCGCGAACCACTTCGAAGGACAATCGGCTCAGGACTCGCTTGTGGAGGCGAGCGGAGCATTAAGGACCGTGGCGGTCAGCCTGATGAAGATCGCCAACGACATCCGCTGGCTCGGCTCCGGTCCGCGTTGCGGGCTCGGCGAGATCAATCTCCCCGAAACCCAGCCGGGATCATCCATCATGCCGGGAAAGGTCAATCCGGTCATTGCCGAATCCGTCACCATGGTCTGCGCCCAGGTGTTCGGCAACGATGTCACGATCACGGTCGGGGGGCAGGCGGCCAATTTCGAATTGATCGTCATGCTGCCGGTCATGGCCTACAACCTGTTGCAATCCATCGAGCTGCTGGCGACGGCCTCGACGAACTTCGCCGTCAAATGTATCGAGGGCATCAAGGCGAATGAAGAACGATGTAAGAGTTTGATCGAAGAAAGCCTTGCGATGTGCACTGCTCTGGCTCCCGTCATCGGCTACGAAGCCGCTGCACAATTGGCCAAGGATGCGTACAAATCAGGAAAGACCGTCCGGGAGGTCGCGCTCGAACAGAACGTGTTGCCGGAAAAGCGGCTCACCCAACTGCTCGATCCCTGGCGCATGACCGAGGCAGGGGGACCGGTCGGAAGCGCGGGCGGGTAG